A stretch of the Argonema galeatum A003/A1 genome encodes the following:
- a CDS encoding RrF2 family transcriptional regulator codes for MKLTTRGHYSVKALLDLSLQPEYGPTSVRSIARRQDIPAPYLEKLLIEMRRASLVESVRGASGGYKLARSPAQISLGQILEAVGETIQPLPHHTPDAKLAEDWVTFTVWRHLHQKLKEALYSISLEDLYYDARSWQASLGEETSFVV; via the coding sequence ATGAAACTAACCACTCGCGGACACTATAGTGTTAAGGCACTGCTAGATTTGAGTCTACAGCCGGAATACGGCCCGACTTCTGTCAGATCGATCGCACGCCGTCAAGATATCCCCGCCCCATACCTGGAAAAACTTCTTATAGAGATGCGTCGCGCCAGTTTAGTCGAGTCAGTTCGCGGTGCTTCAGGCGGTTATAAATTGGCACGTTCACCAGCACAAATTTCTCTGGGACAGATCTTAGAAGCGGTTGGCGAAACAATTCAACCTTTGCCTCATCACACCCCTGATGCAAAGCTTGCTGAGGACTGGGTAACGTTTACCGTTTGGCGACACCTGCACCAAAAGCTTAAAGAAGCTTTATACAGTATTTCTCTGGAAGACCTTTATTACGACGCCCGTAGTTGGCAAGCATCTCTGGGGGAAGAAACCAGTTTTGTTGTTTAG
- a CDS encoding AbrB family transcriptional regulator: MNKTKKIEPLTGETLLKRVKELENVSKEEKAKECGYYTVTKNGVERVNMMKFLNALIDAEGIQLDSKQTGNGRGGRSASYRISVQSNGNLLIGSAYTKQMGLQAGDEFEISLGRKHIRLRQLDADEILDDEES; encoded by the coding sequence ATGAATAAAACCAAAAAGATCGAACCCCTAACTGGTGAGACTCTCCTCAAAAGAGTCAAAGAGCTGGAGAACGTGAGCAAAGAAGAAAAGGCCAAAGAGTGCGGCTACTACACCGTCACAAAAAACGGCGTAGAGCGCGTCAACATGATGAAGTTCCTGAACGCCCTCATTGATGCTGAGGGTATTCAGTTAGACAGCAAACAAACTGGCAATGGGCGTGGCGGACGCAGTGCTAGCTATCGCATTAGCGTGCAGTCTAACGGCAACTTACTGATTGGCTCAGCTTACACGAAACAGATGGGACTACAGGCAGGAGATGAGTTTGAAATTTCTCTAGGACGCAAGCATATTCGGCTACGTCAACTAGATGCAGATGAAATTCTAGACGACGAAGAATCCTGA
- a CDS encoding chloride channel protein, which yields MTPIPPAAVRLNQQPLLDTGKSCRASTPSSPLTRLLNRLQPSPETVVLILAVLIGSGTGMGVVTFHYLIELIRSLMLEDLMGKISIWGSWTLACVPTVGGLLVGLMRWRWQDFGPSISSLIAATEGSRHAVVRQLRPVTKMVAASISLGTGASLGPEGPSVEIGANFGMLLGQVLQVSQERQRLLLGAGAAAGLAAGFNAPIAGVFFALEVVLGTTFATSAVSVVLLAAVVAALIAQIGLGAQPAFSLPVYEVRSPLEFPLYMGLGLLASLVSLTYTQAIQVTQRCFRGQMPGFGWLGRIPRFIHPVMGGVCIGLVALKWPQILGIGYETVEAMLQDVEFSLPLLLILLVVKLVMTALSLGSGLVGGIFAPAMFLGASLGAAYGKILVVLLPGISANIAAPPAYAMVGMAAVLAGSVRAPLTSILLLFELTRDYRIVLPLMAAVGLSVWLVERLKPTATGGLNLQQMGVNVEKDQNLAILKQMPVAVAMDKPRLMLSGNCGVLEAGLALTGERCHTALVIDAESQLIGLVTLQDINRALARAQTDPFACDLTAQTLESICTKEILYAYASESVAEALDRMGARGLHQLPVVDPDNPRRVLGLLEQEGINLACQVAVTGQALSLYLTTPSRTEELPLTKLKQPA from the coding sequence ATGACCCCCATTCCCCCCGCTGCTGTGCGTCTGAACCAACAGCCATTGCTAGATACGGGAAAATCTTGCCGTGCTTCTACCCCCTCATCCCCTCTAACTCGCCTTCTCAACCGTCTCCAGCCATCACCAGAAACCGTAGTGCTGATCTTGGCGGTACTAATTGGTAGTGGAACTGGCATGGGTGTGGTCACATTTCACTATTTGATTGAACTGATCCGCAGCCTCATGCTGGAGGATTTGATGGGAAAGATCTCAATCTGGGGTTCTTGGACTTTAGCTTGCGTTCCTACTGTCGGTGGTTTGCTTGTCGGCTTAATGCGCTGGCGCTGGCAAGACTTCGGCCCAAGCATTTCTTCCTTGATTGCAGCTACCGAGGGGTCGCGTCATGCTGTAGTCAGACAGCTCAGACCAGTGACGAAAATGGTGGCAGCTTCGATTTCCCTGGGCACAGGTGCTTCTTTGGGGCCAGAAGGGCCGAGTGTAGAAATCGGAGCGAATTTCGGTATGCTGCTGGGTCAGGTGCTGCAAGTTTCGCAAGAGCGACAGCGGCTACTTTTGGGGGCTGGTGCCGCTGCTGGCTTGGCAGCTGGGTTTAATGCCCCCATTGCTGGCGTTTTCTTTGCTCTGGAGGTGGTACTGGGAACTACTTTTGCCACTTCAGCGGTTAGCGTGGTGCTGCTAGCGGCTGTAGTAGCCGCTTTAATTGCACAGATTGGATTAGGGGCTCAACCTGCTTTTAGCCTACCAGTTTATGAAGTTCGCAGCCCGCTGGAATTTCCCCTTTATATGGGATTGGGTTTATTAGCCAGTTTGGTATCTCTGACTTATACGCAAGCCATTCAGGTGACTCAGCGATGCTTTCGCGGGCAGATGCCTGGGTTTGGCTGGTTGGGTAGGATACCTAGATTTATTCATCCAGTTATGGGCGGAGTCTGCATAGGTTTGGTGGCTTTGAAATGGCCTCAAATCTTGGGCATTGGCTACGAAACTGTGGAAGCTATGCTCCAAGATGTAGAGTTTTCTCTACCCTTGTTGCTGATATTGCTGGTCGTCAAGCTGGTGATGACGGCGCTTAGCTTGGGTTCTGGACTGGTGGGCGGCATTTTTGCCCCAGCGATGTTTCTGGGCGCTTCTTTAGGAGCTGCTTACGGAAAAATTTTGGTGGTATTGCTACCGGGAATCAGCGCCAATATTGCTGCACCACCAGCTTATGCAATGGTGGGAATGGCTGCGGTTCTGGCTGGAAGCGTGCGGGCTCCTCTGACATCAATTCTGTTACTGTTTGAACTGACGCGGGATTACCGCATTGTTTTACCCTTGATGGCGGCAGTGGGTCTGAGCGTTTGGCTGGTTGAACGACTTAAACCAACTGCTACTGGGGGCTTGAATCTCCAGCAGATGGGCGTGAATGTAGAGAAAGACCAGAATCTGGCAATTTTGAAGCAAATGCCGGTGGCTGTGGCTATGGATAAGCCACGCCTGATGTTATCTGGCAATTGCGGTGTCCTAGAAGCTGGTCTTGCTCTCACGGGTGAGAGGTGCCATACGGCTTTAGTTATTGATGCAGAGTCGCAACTGATTGGCCTTGTTACTCTTCAGGATATCAATCGCGCTCTAGCACGAGCCCAAACAGACCCTTTTGCCTGCGATTTAACTGCTCAAACCCTGGAATCTATCTGCACCAAAGAAATCCTCTACGCCTACGCTTCGGAATCTGTTGCTGAGGCTTTAGACCGCATGGGGGCTCGTGGTTTGCATCAGCTACCAGTAGTCGATCCAGACAATCCCCGGCGAGTTTTAGGCTTACTAGAACAGGAGGGGATTAATTTAGCTTGTCAGGTAGCAGTTACAGGTCAGGCACTCAGCCTTTACCTAACAACTCCATCTAGAACTGAGGAGTTGCCTTTAACTAAGCTCAAGCAACCTGCCTGA